The genomic stretch tttggaaaacaagaatttttattttctaaaaaaaatcggttttttatttattttaggaacaattgacttttttttttattttgggtaaaattgttttttttttaattttggaaaaaaatcgatttatttttatttttggcaaaaattgacatttttttattttaagaaaaaacaatttttaatattttcgaaAAATGACTTTTTTCATTTTCGAAAAAAATTGActatttgttatttttgaaaaaaaacgactttttttatttttggaaaaatcacttttttttattgaaaactaCTGGATTTTAAGCCACATTAGACAACATAATAACACATGTTAGACAAATTATActatgaaaattttaattaacacaaaatgaagttggtttctatcaaaattcaaaatatatatttggtttaattaaacaaaattaccAACATTTAGATATATTCCCAACtcttttatagaaaaaaatattatattgtttGAAAGATCTAAATCTATTAATTATACTATACTACACATTGTGACAATCATTGTCATTGTGCTATGATTAGGTTTCCAGCTAACGGGGATATAACTCTGTATTTGAAATTTCGTTGATTGATTCTTGAGCTGAACTAATATCTTGAAAGTTTTGAACATCCATATGAAATGCAGGTTCTGAAGGAATATGGAGAGTGACAGAAGGACTGTTAAGCATTACTACAACAGAATTCATTGTTGGTCTGCTTGCTACATTCTCTTGAACACAAAGTAATCCAATATGGATGCATCTCATTATTTCATTTTGTGAATCATTATGTAATGTGGGATCTATAGTATTTGATATCGTCCCGTCCCTCCAATTTCTCCATGCCTACACAAATTTTCCCAAATACAAATTTCATACTAAGTTAGACATAATTTTGTTCCAAACAAATTTAAACTAGCACAAAATATTCTAATTCCATGCTTATAATGACTTCGAAAATATGATGAAATAAAAAGTATGACTTACAAAGCTTGAGAGGTACTCTATACTTTCTCCATCACGAACACCACTATTTTTCATACCGCTTACAATTTCAAGAACCAATATACCAAAACTGAAGACATCCGACTTCACTGAAAATTCTCCATGCATTGCATATTCAGGTGCCATATATCCACTGCATAACAATATAGATATATAAActcaactaaattaattttttcacAATCACACATGTTCAATTTTATACCAATTTTCATTTATAAGCATAATAAAATACTATcaataataacttatatttattttgaatacttACTAGGTTCCCACAATTCTTCTTGTGTTTTCCTGAGTTTGGTCTACACCAAAAAGTCTGGCCATGCCAAAATCAGCTATCTTAGGATTCATATCTTCATCTAAGAGAATGTTACTTGCTTTGAGATCACGGTGAATAATACGTAGTCGAGAATCTTCATGGAGATAAAGAATTCCTCGAGCAATACCTAAAATGATTTTGTAACGCATTCCCCAATACAATTGTTCTCTCTTAGCTTGATCTGCAAATAACATACCCAACCATTTTAAATCTTGTTCCAATGTAATTACTAATTAAAGTATTCACCCACAACTAAAGTAAGACATATTATCCACTTCGATGAACATTAAATTAAAACCTACCAAAAATGAAGTAATCGAGACTTTTGTTATGAACAAACTCATATACAAGTAACCTTTCTACTCCTTCTAGACAAAAGCCGAGTAGTCTAACTAAATTACGGTGTTGAAGTCTAGCCACTAAAAGCACCTCATTTTTAAACTCCAAATCACCCTGTCCAGAATCTCTTGATAACCTTTTGACAGCTATCTCTTGTCCATTGGAAAGCTGAccctaaaaatttaaattttcataATGATAAGTTTTCAAATCaagttttataatatattattttaattaatgacTTGGtatttaattgtgttattttacCTTGTAAACAACCCCGAATCCTCCTTCTCCGAGTTTATTAGAAACAATGAAGTCATTTGTAGCATTGAATTGCAGTGACTCAAATATTTCAATTTTGTCGTCTTgatcttcttcttgaatttctataaaaaaagtgGTTTAAAAGAAATTATCATATGTGATAGAAAATTAATACATTTTCTATAAGAATTTTCGTTACTGCATAGATAATTAAGTACTTCAACCCTAAcacacataaaaatgtataagcTTTTTTTTTAATGAGAAAATAATATATCACACAATAAGTGAAATACAAGGGGAAGTTCTACTAATTATAACATAAAACATGGCCAATAAGGGAAATCCAAACAAAAAAGcacaaagaaaaacaaaacaaataaaaagaaaaagagcaACACAAATAACAATACTAAAACAATATAAAGAAAAAGTTTAGAGAACAATACTAAAGTAATACGTAGAAAAACCACCTTACACCAAACTAATAGACCAAATACTAAAGCCTACAAAATAAGGctcttaaaaataataagaagctGAGAGACTAGCCTGTCTAAGATCCTAGGCTGAGAAAGTTAGAGTTTCTTTGGGCGAGTACAAAATAAAGAAATCTCGTCCAAGAGGCGCGACCGAAGTCTAGCCTAAGAGATTTAATTCTAAGTTTTTTTTGAGGGCTTGATAGAAGTCTCGTCTGAGAGGTTCAACGCCTCACCTGAGGAACGTACGGTCTCATCAGTCAGGATTCATATAACTTGGCCTTTTCTCGGGCGAGACCAAACATAGAAATCTCTCCCAAGAGGCACACTTGAAATCTAACATATATAAGAGACATGATTCTAAGTCTTGTCTGAGGGCTTGATAGAAATCCCGCCTGAGAGGTCCAACACCCTACTTGAGCGACTTATAGTCTCATCAGTCAGGCTCCATATAACTTCGTCTAAGGGACTTGTAGATCTCATCAGCCAAGCAATATAATCTCTCATAAAATTCCAAAGCCTAATCGACATGGATCATCATAAAACTTAGGGTCTTATGATACTCCCTAGTTCCATGGCCTAAAAACACTTTGTCTTCTATCAAAGCCCTCGTGCTTGAGAGATTGTGTAGTGTCATATTTGCAAAAGATCTAGTAAGGGCGGGAACTATGTCGCCCCCTCAAAGGCAAACTATCATAAGTCGCATTCAGGTCTCTCCCCAGTGCTTTCCTTTCGCCCAGTCATAGAAAACATATGATAAGATGTTGCTTGGACAAAGAGAATTCCTAATCTATAGTTGGTCCACTCATGATTACCACTTCATCCATCTCTAATCACAAATCTAAATCTAACTACCACTGTAGCCACCACCATTCACCACTCTAACCATCGTTCTCACCAGTATTACAACCTCACTTTCATTCTAATCACAAATCTGACCATTGTAAACTACCATGGAAAATCACCCCTCTAATTATTATCAATGGTAActagaggtgtcaatttaaggGGCCAAAGAATTTGAGCCCTAGCCCACTTAATGAGGGGGCCTAAAAATATCTAAAACTAATGAGCCCCTAAACATATAGGCCCCAAAAATATAAGGCCCTAAAATTTAGAAGGAGGGCTTGGGccccaaataaaaatttaataaattttttttgaaaaaaataatttcgaaaaataatattttcaaaataaaaaaatgaataaaaaatatctgaaaaataactttttttacaCATTATATGGATTACTTTTATTCATATAAATCATCTCTTTATATAGAGATACTCTATATATTTAGGTCAATTAGTGCATTATAAATAAATTACTTCTAttcttatatattttcttttattttctataGTATAATAAAATTCATGGACATAGAGCTTTTCTAGAAACACTTAAATGTCCCAACAACTTCTCATACATTTTCTAAACTAAATGTacgaaaaaataaatatgaaaaagcaTGAATATGAGCATAtataaaattctaaatttttattattacttaagattaagatatatatatatatatatatatatatatatatatatatatatatatatatatatatatatatatatatatatatatacaccaacTGCATTAAGAATGAAGGCATAAcatctttttatatattatagttacatcagcaaaagctttaTTGATAAATCATCTATTTTGAATTTATCAGAGGTGGAGTTTCTTTGTGTGGGGTGCAGTTTTCGCAATGAAAAACGGAGGAAATTGTGAAAAGTTACTGCAAAAGTGAAAATTTTAAAACAGAATAAGGCCCCTTCAGTTGGGCCCAAAAATAACACATTAACTAAGGGGCCTAAAATTATGGGACCTAAAAGATTTCTCATTAGCGAGGGGCTTAATAAAGTTGGGCTTTAGTGGGGCCAAAAAATAAGAGCTTTAAAAAATTGGACTTATTTGACAGTGGTAACTACTCTAACTAATTCTAACTACCACAAACTATCACTTTAACCAAAGTCATCTACCACACTGAACACCCACACTGAACACCGCTCATCACTACTTCCACACATATTTGGCAAAATCATCatttttaatctctattattaaaattattattaaataaatgcaatttatatttacaatattttaattattttgtaagTCTAATGttaattttttagattaaaaTTAATCTATGATGAATATTTaagtttgattttaatttaaaaatatctcaTTACACAAAATTAAAACTACCTTTAAGTTTCAAACTAAAAAAGTCCAAGTTTCACAGTTTAAAAGGTCCAAGTTTCACACTCATAGCCAAAATTGAAGATATAACGTATATTCGTGTTTCAAAAGTAACTCACCTTCAAACCTTTTCTTTGACTTCCTTCTTTTAAAATAGACGCATAGAAAAATGAAGACCAAAGCAACAATAGCAACTGGGACCGCCACAACAATGCCAATTGTACTACTCTTATTACTTTTTCCTGCACAAACCAAATCTCTCAGtttgaaataataatatattaataagttCATAATTCTTGTAACAAGGTTTAGTGTAATTACCTGTGGTGTTGGGTGGAGGAGACAGTGCTGACGGTGGCGGCGGCGATGATGATGATGCTGTAGGACTAGTATCATAAAATTCATAAGATGTTTCAAATCTCATATTACAACTAGGCCTAACAACTCTTCCACCAATCTTACCCTTACAACAACTTGGAATTTGTTGAAGACTCTCAACCAAACATGAATTGCACTTAGTTTCAGACAAATCAGGTGTACACTGAACCAAACCATATATAGTCTCGACCGAAGGACCAGGTAAACTATCAGCAGCATATTTCATCCTAGAATCACCTTTCACTGCTTTACTTGTTAAATTATTCAACAAAG from Vicia villosa cultivar HV-30 ecotype Madison, WI linkage group LG4, Vvil1.0, whole genome shotgun sequence encodes the following:
- the LOC131596558 gene encoding cysteine-rich receptor-like protein kinase 44, whose protein sequence is MVMPISSLLFSLQILLIITFTYQTKAVYDEINNYHYFCDQSNNKANYTANSTYHKNLNTLLTTLTSNTDINYGFYNFSFGENNDRVYSIGLCRGDLLTNDCRSCLSGSRDNLTSVCPNQREAIFWSQNERCMLRYSDRLIFGIMEDVPTFHSNNENDSVDVNLSNEDVTTLLNNLTSKAVKGDSRMKYAADSLPGPSVETIYGLVQCTPDLSETKCNSCLVESLQQIPSCCKGKIGGRVVRPSCNMRFETSYEFYDTSPTASSSSPPPPSALSPPPNTTGKSNKSSTIGIVVAVPVAIVALVFIFLCVYFKRRKSKKRFEEIQEEDQDDKIEIFESLQFNATNDFIVSNKLGEGGFGVVYKGQLSNGQEIAVKRLSRDSGQGDLEFKNEVLLVARLQHRNLVRLLGFCLEGVERLLVYEFVHNKSLDYFIFDQAKREQLYWGMRYKIILGIARGILYLHEDSRLRIIHRDLKASNILLDEDMNPKIADFGMARLFGVDQTQENTRRIVGTYGYMAPEYAMHGEFSVKSDVFSFGILVLEIVSGMKNSGVRDGESIEYLSSFAWRNWRDGTISNTIDPTLHNDSQNEIMRCIHIGLLCVQENVASRPTMNSVVVMLNSPSVTLHIPSEPAFHMDVQNFQDISSAQESINEISNTELYPR